The following nucleotide sequence is from Sphaeramia orbicularis chromosome 24, fSphaOr1.1, whole genome shotgun sequence.
CGGCTAATGGTTCCAATGCTAAGGCAAAGAGAAGCGGACAGAGAGGGCATCCCTGGCGTACACCCCTTGCTATTGGGAAGAGGCCAGAGCGTCGTCCGTTAGTTATGACGACAGCTGTGGGTGAATGATATATAGTTTGGATCCATTTAAGGAAGTCCCCCCCCAAACCAAATCTCCCCAGAATGTCAAACAGATAGGCCCATTCAACCCTATCAAAGGCCTTTTCTGCATCTCAAGAGACAGCCAGTGCCTTTCGTTTGTATTGTGAGGTAAATTCTATGATGTTCAAGAGCCTtctcacattttttaaatttttttttttttattattttatgggctcagctggctgacaggcagctgtctgtaccgataaggcagcagccgacaccaactgtactcccagtcatcattgcccatttttctgacacctttgcttgtgtatcctcttttatttggacattttaccagggagtatctcacactacttctttttttttttttttctacttgtcttgtccagcatcctaacagcagaatggtagtctggttcctcccggtgctgaacaaatttgctttgcaaagggtaacttcataaagtatatgaagtgcCCTTTGATATttgactgtgtttattatgagctctgttgaaccacatttcgatgccagacctgacatgggggggggggggggggggggtagaagaagggagaagaacaagagagaagaaggtggcgaagaccttcacaagaaagtatcaacaatacaaacagcagcaaccatggagacaattataatggtaacaataactacaatcAGAACTGAGTTAACTGGCCAGAAGAGAgaggaaacaaaacaaataaaactacaaaaaaaaaaaaaaaacagaacacaacaatgaaatacataagacctatgaaatgaagaatataagaaagcatgaacaaaatatcgtataccacgttcgcacaaataatacctataacaaataataccagtaacaaatccacacatcatcagttgttcacattcatctgctctgacagagtgaacaaggcaaagagactgaggtgaagaacacagacatgcaaccgcaaccacactccctccaaggatcagagaccaaccaagagggccccaaggcccggccatccagcagacaccacagagaggggggatccagcccagcCCCCCCCGAGAGGCGACAGTATGCCCACCCCGAAGATGGTCAAGGGAGGCccccgccagaggccccacagcagctgaGCACAGGctccagggggccagggacgccagccgccaccaCCCTGCCGGGGGCCAGCCACCCAGGGACACGCAAGGTGCCGGTCCctgagccccacgagcccaggagccacccgtctccccgggcaggggtcccatCCAGCACACCGGgtggccaggccggcccagaaagccacccgctgcaggccagtgtgcaccccgatgccacagccaagtgCCCTGGGGGCGCGGAGGCCcggaggcccacctccccatcccaccaagcccaacccccaaaccccacacaccccccagtcccccactcacccatacaagcatatgcacacacacccactgactcccagacatacacaccacccatcccacatgttcgaccattcacacacacacacccacaaacctccacccatgcccatacacccacctacctaCATGCACGCccacatctacatgtacacacatacccacacatgtacccacacccatcaacagcccctcccacccacctgcacacacaagACACGCGTATCCGGAGTGCCACCGCGCCTCCCCGGCACTGAGCAGCACCACCATGAGTCCCCCCAAGGCGTGGCACCCGagcgcagccccagcaccaaccgcagCCCAGGGCAGCAACACCAGCCACCAGGAACCCCACCGCGGTCCACTACCCTgccagcaaccgccacacccccaaTGCCCGCATACACACATCTTTCCTGGTCCCAACATGACCTGAGGTGGGCAAGAGAGTGGCTAGCCcagccccccccccgaccacaatccccatgcgcacacatcattcatcagagggcggcaccccccagcaatgcagccaggtgagccccaagccaATGTTCCAGCCCCCATCCCCTGGGGTCCCCCGCCCCAGAtggcatccaggaaacaggggtgtgggaagacccccctccccctcgcctccccacctatcagtgttttgaagtgtgagaTGTGTATGCAAGCGgttaaaattgaggagcataaCTGCGCACCACTGAGGGCAACACCACACAGGCAGCCCCACCCACCGGCACGGCACCACCCACCAGGTGCCACGCAGCCtgccccccaaaagtgaatgtgtggtgttagtgtttctgtgtgttgtgttgtgggtgggtgtaattaaaattgagGAGTTAGCCAACCAGGGTATCACAGAGGGAGGGCATTTTAGTGACCCCCCCTGCCGCACCCCCTCGGGATGTGCACCCTCTCCAAGACCCTACGTGCTTTGTGTGAGGGGGGTGAGGAGGCGAGGGGTTGGGGGATGgtatgactgggaggaagtttcctcccagaagatGAGCCAGCTGGCATTCGGCACCCCCGTTCCCCAGTACCCGTCCCCAGGCTGGGGCCGCCAAGGAGCAGGGCAGCCCAGAGACCCCAGGCACCCAACGACCGCAGCCAGAAGGCCGCCACCCCCCCAGAGGCCACTCACACACTCAATCATCCTATGCAGTTGAGGGGGCACAGACCCGGGACCAGCCACCCAAAAACCCCCAAACAGGCATGGGGACCCACCACACTCCACACCTTCCCAGTCTTACATGCACTAGGGATGCAGCGATCACCAGCACAGTGCCACCCCACAGCACGAAACCCAGCGACCAGCACCCCGCCCCAGGTACCAATCGCCACCATGGCCGCACCCCACCACCGCACCCCGAGAGAACCCCCAGCGACGCCCCCCACAGGGGCCGCAACCCCCCAGGCACACCTGCAGTCCCCCTCCCGCACCACACCACAACCCTCCCTCATTcaccaaacatacatgtacatccacacccacacacctgctccatcagctcccccacacaccagcacacacatACTTGCACACACAATTCCTCATTCATACTCTAATGCACACATGAGCACTcgttcacacacaccaacacacaccgacacacccaCCCATACACACaaatgcgtgcacacacacacgcacacacattctctctctcacacagacacacacacacacacacacacaccaggactCCCAGGCACCAGCCAGACACCGGGGCATGCACCCGCCCACCCCCGCAGCAGCAAgtccaggccagcccagacaccCTGGTGCATGCTGCGCCCCCCCCACGGGAGGGGCAGCACCCAGACCCCAGGGCCCAGGAACCGCACCCTGCCCACCCCCGACTGGCCCAGCCACCCAACCCAGGGGACGCCGACCTCCGACCCAGGCCCAACCCGGAGCCCCCCGCCCCACCACCACAGGGCAACCCTGGCATCGGGTCCACCCCTGCCCCAACCAGGACAAAAACCAAACCGATAACAAGTTGATCTTAATCAAATCTAGGAAACTGGTTGCACTCAgaaaaggcaaataaacatgATCATTTGTCTTAAAGGAGCCGTATGTAGGTTGGTgtccaaaactggtactgcaatcacattcaaaatactgtagagtatGGTAAGAACATGTGTTTTGGCTGTTTACACCTTCAACCACATTGGTGGAAGAGGTTGAGCACACCTGATTGCTCTGTGAAACTTGAAGTAAGGAACCTTGACATGTAAGCAGCAGTTCAAATCAGTGTCTTCATGCATGTTACAGCACAACACTGTagcatgtgtttgtttacttctGGGGTTTCTGAGAATCCTAACACTTCTTTCTGTCTAAAATTACATTCCATATTGCCTCAGAAAACTTCAATGCTCCTCTCCTGCTCATCAACAGTTACTAAGCACCTCGTGTCTTCTTCTGTGGCATTTTTGGCAGTTGGCTAACCTCCTTACAGGTGCTTAAAGAAGTAAATGGACACCACCAACTGGACAGGAGTGTGACTCAATAGGGTGTTCAATACATGAATATAAAGTTTCAAGCCCAGTTTTCTCAGGTGAACTTAGTTGCATATTTCTTCAGGAGAAAATGAGTAAATACTCAAAGTATATGagttaaattaacaaaatagtgAGAAATAAGTAAAGTATCCTAATATGATTTAAAGAACTTCAAGTATTACCTTTTAGAGTGTACCACAGTTGAATTATACATTTCTCACAATGCATGGTTGACCTCCATAATGAATACCATGGTCTATCATAAGTGTTCAGATATGCACATAGCAGCAGGAGATCCTTGGCAAAGTTGCTGATCATCTTTGCAGTCATGTCATCAGAATTGTGGCTTATGCCTTTGACACTTATTGGAAGTGAGTAGGTGAGCaggtggtgagttggatctgaCGGCAGGGGAAGAGGCCAGGCGGACTTAATGCACCCAAACTTGTATTGACCAAGTGCAGGGTGACTGCTCCAGGTTGGGGATGAGTTGTGTTGAGGAGTTTGAATATGTTGGAATCTGCAGGATGGCTGGGCTCTTCCTTAGATGTAGGGTGAGGAGTTTGGTCATTCACAAGGGGCTGAAAGTAAAGCAACGACTCCTCCCCATCAAGAAGAGACAGTTGAACACTAAATTTTGCCAATCCCTCAGTGACCCCGAGTTTGAGTGTTTGTGCCACCTTTATAGACAGTCAGTCAAGCTGTTCCTGAGCTATAGCATTTTAAGCATAATTTTAGTCGCATCCCAATATCCTGGCATCATAATCTG
It contains:
- the LOC115415599 gene encoding vegetative cell wall protein gp1-like codes for the protein MVPMLRQREADREGIPGTRVSGVPPRLPGTEQHHHESPQGVAPERSPSTNRSPGQQHQPPGTPPRSTTLPATATPPMPAYTHLSWSQHDLSTRPQAGAAKEQGSPETPGTQRPQPEGRHPPRGHSHTQSSYAVEGAQTRDQPPKNPQTGMGTHHTPHLPSLTCTRDAAITSTVPPHSTKPSDQHPAPGTNRHHGRTPPPHPERTPSDAPHRGRNPPGTPAVPLPHHTTTLPHSPNIHQQVQASPDTLVHAAPPPREGQHPDPRAQEPHPAHPRLAQPPNPGDADLRPRPNPEPPAPPPQGNPGIGSTPAPTRTKTKPITS